CCCACTGGAATCCCCACAACGTAGTAACATCCAATGTTTACGTACGCAACAAATGCTTGCCATCCACATCCAACAGCCACACCTAAATATTGTACATCAAattaatttcagtttttagtACGTTTATTAATGATGTATAACGATTTGTGTGAAATGTGGGGGTTTTTTTTATACCGGACAAAACAGGCTGAATTCCATTGAGGACAATTGTGATGGCTAAAAAGGGAGATAAATCCGCAACGGCCTCAGCCACTGCTGGACTATCAGTAAACGCATAGCTGATGACGTGACGCCACGATAAGACCACGATGGCTTCGAAAACCGATAGTAAGAATGATACTCCCGTTGTCACGACTGTGGAGAACGCGGCTGCTCTCGGGTTTCCGGCTCCTAGCTCGTTGCTTACTCTCACACTACacataaattgaaaaaagtgTATTATTAGTAAACCATAAGGAGCAAAACAATAACTATAGTTTGGAGTGAATAATGTTAGTTTTGTTACCAACCTTGCAGCTGCGTTGAATCCAACGGAGACCATGAATGAGATTGCAGAAATTGACAtgctgcaaaaacaaaacaaaaaaatgagttttCGACAACTGGTTTGTGCAAGTGTATGCCGTTTCTAGTCAATGGAAACGACATGCGGTAAGAACTCTAACAAAACGACAAAGTGACGACAAAAACTTATAGATCTTCTactgaaactgaaaaagaCGTAACGAGGTGAGGAGTCGTCATTTTCGACTTcttcagaaagaaagaaatcataaaGCACTTTAAATACTTAACCACTACAATAATTACATTTGTGTCACACCATAATGCGACAAATGATTTGTCATATGTCAGATTATAACAAACAtggaaataaacaaatttacagcTAATATTCATGGacaattttaaatgaaaataaatttctctTTCTGCAATTTATGTTATTAAGTCTCAAAAggtaagaaataaaattgttaaaccaaaaaacagaaagaaatcaaattgtttttaatgaaaaaaagttaaatttaaatttgaatactACTTGACCACTACACTAGTTAAATTTGAGTCACCTTAATACGACAAactatattattgtttttggctAAAGATGCTACAAATGATTTGTCATCATAGTTAATTGTAGTATTAAAatggaaattgttttgaaaagatACACTTTCCGACTTTAAAAGCAAAGTTTCCTGCTAAATTTCATAGACCCTTTTACTAGATTTTAGACGTTACtcaattttacttttctctttttgcaaTTTATGTCCTTATGTTATTACGTCTCAAAAGGTAAAGAATCAAATCACtttgaatgaaaaaataattagaagtTAGAAAATTGTACCAGATAGCAAGAGAATCCAAAGCAAGCTCAGGGTTCTTGAGAAGTCCGGCGAGTAAAACAAGAATCTGAGAGTACCAAGATTCAAGACAAAGCATGACGGCAGAAGCAGCTGATAATCGGAAAAAATCCCAAAGACCTTCAAAAGCTTTCCAACTAAAACCTTCCCAAGTCCGACGACATCTCGGActcattttaatataaacaatctGAGCCACAACAATGATCCACCACGAGAAGCTATGTATCAAAGACAAAGCCAAAAGACCGTAACCAAGACGATACACAGCGATCCACGAAAGTATGAGATGGATCACAAGCGTTGCAGCTGATATGTAGGCACTTGGAGTGACGATGCTTTGTGATTGGAGAAACTTCTGGATAGGGAAATTGACTGCGTAAGCGAAGATCACCGGGATCATACCGTAGACGAATACTGAAGCCAATGTTGCCACTTGCTCTGGCTCTCCAAGTGCTGTGAGGATCGGAtttgagaagaggaagagaaatgaCATTGGTAGACATGTTAGGATTAGAACAACTGTTGATCTTTGGAGGTAAACTCCAAGCATTTCGTATCTATGAGCTCCATGTGCTTGACCACATAATGTTTCCACTGCACTTCCCATTCCAAGCTATATCATCaccagagaaaagaaaacaattagaTTCAGAggaattttaatcaaaatttcaagaaattttctctgttttttcaacTGATCAGGAAAAAACCGGTAAAACTTTAGTCAAATTTCAGTaaattttctacttttttctcaattttaataaattttcaatgttattttttattaataatttgatataataCATCTGATCATTTTGGTGATTggttttaaccaaaaagaaaaaaatcgcTTTGGTGATTCGTAACCATATTAGTGGTTACAActaaatctaaacaaaaagagatgaaaaatcattttgttatgTTACCAGAAGTCCATAGGTGAACATGTTGAAACCACTGTTTCCAAGTGAAGCGGCGGCGAGTTCGAAGCTTCCTACGTGTCCAGCGAAGATACGTGTAAGAATTGACATGCCGTTGTTGATGACGTAAACAAAGATCGCCGGAGCCGCCAGATGAAAGAGAAACTTCATCTCAATCATCATCGCTAGATAAATCCGGCGAAAATACGGTAACTCTCGATCTGTTAACACAGTCTCGAGACGATAATCGACGAACGACTTCGATGATTCGATTAATGGACGGTGAAGATTTTCTAGCGATTctgaattcattttttttttttgttcttggagaagagaagaactgagagtatttattatttattgggAATATCGAAATCTGAGAAGTGATGATCTAATagtgtttctcttttctagtTCTGTGTTGTTGTCTCTGCAGCTTTGGCAGAGTTTATATAATGTGAGTTTTTGCCGTGTATAGCTGACggaattaataatatattttttaataatatggAAATGAAGTAACGAGGAAAGGCTGTTTTACCTGTTTTGCCCTTttgtattatttgtttttttttttttctttctcgtACTATTATGAGGCTATATCACACATAAGATGTGTCCAacctaaatttgttttttttaaaaacagcCATTGGAGTTTTGTTACTATTtccaaatttaagaaaaagtatataagaaaagtgtgtatatatataaatatttttaaaaagtaagtttctgaatattaaaaagtatgctaaattttgtttatttggataTTTAGTTGAGATATACAGTATGTGAAGATGTGTTAAATATGTTAAGTgtattttgacttttttagttaaataacactaaattttaataaatgttCAAATCTACAAATTGAATAAcaaatcaattgaaaattttcaaaaaaaacaaatcaattgaAATCATAAATCTAATTAACAAACTTCCAAAACTAATCAAGTTGACAATAACTTtatgaaaatcaaagaacCAATATAACCCCGATCCTTTTCATAGTTTCATAACGGTTTGAAAATGGaagttgaattttttaaatgaaaaaatagaatttttgATGATTACTCAGTTGGTATAAGTTTCATAAGTTTTAGggattaaattaaaattaaaaattgtataatatCACAGTAATTTTTCATCAACATATTCAAAGTCACAATATGTGATCAGATCATTGTTCTTACTTCATAAGAatattatgttatatataaacttgtaATGTTAAGTTTtggtgaatttttttaatctaattttcaaaaaaaaatagaaatagatAAAATCGAGCACACACAAAtggttttttatatatatataaaagggAAAATTACTAGAGTAATccatattttatacataatgaCCCAAAAGAAATgctaaaaatatgagttatttgaataataattataccaaaaatatcattattttcctttgcagaaaaaaacaatattacagAAATGTCACTACTATTTAATTCCAGCATGGCAATAAAACCACATTTATTTACGAAAATGCCATCGTCGTTTTTGGTAAATCTGTGGCTCTTGTTGCGACGGATTTGTTATCGATCACAGATTTGTTGGTCAACCACAGACTTTTTACAACAGACTTGTTTTGTACCACAGACTTTACTGTGTTATATTACgccagattttttttttccgcaGATTTTTCAACCGTGActgatttgtttcatatagtttccacagattttatttaaatttcaaaagtaagaatgttgaaaccaaatatgtcactgatttgttttccataccgcatatttttctttatggtggcaacagattttctatttgtacCCAAAAATCTGTTGTGTTATAACAGATTTGTTAACCtcgaaaaatgttatataggCATGACAGAGTTGTTTTGTGTAATCAGAGATTTAATTAACTTGTTAACAAATCTGGTGTTTTACaacagttttttgtttaaaaataaaattactagaCAGTCACATAATgataacagatttgtttttagtgatgacagttttgtttttcagtgtCAAAGCATAACAGATTTACTCATGTCAATGTTATGGCTGATTTGTTTATGACTACAATAACCTTTTTAGTACTAACAGACTTTTTTTggcagatttgtttttaaaatttcaaaattttttgttatatgagaTTTATTAGCTAGCcctcaattaaattatttccGGTTTGATTGTATGTTAAATCTGGTTTGactcgattttttttttttttttgaaaatgttacaACAGACTTTTATTAATATCGGCaaatttttacataatattgtcatatttgaattttaatgtattaaaTATCCAATTGTGAGTCATGATAAATTCTCCAAGGGTTTTCATaaccgttttttttcttcttctattcctaccatcaaatcaattatttgTGAATTGATACAtgtcaaaatattattggtaAGCTAAAACAAGTCATTTTATAATAtgcaatatcaaaattaaaaaacatttctttactatttttaaaatcaaaaacgaaatatgTGAAGCAGATTCttctttatctaaattttgttcaaaattattatttttttaaaagtttgttaacgtggatttttgtttttgttttaattatgtaatataggttttggttttcttttttatccacgatttcttttttggttttataattctgttgaaaaataatttgattttgctgatttgtcaaaattttattggtAGAGTGACTTGtgctttaaaatataaaa
This sequence is a window from Arabidopsis thaliana chromosome 1 sequence. Protein-coding genes within it:
- a CDS encoding MATE efflux family protein, producing the protein MNSESLENLHRPLIESSKSFVDYRLETVLTDRELPYFRRIYLAMMIEMKFLFHLAAPAIFVYVINNGMSILTRIFAGHVGSFELAAASLGNSGFNMFTYGLLLGMGSAVETLCGQAHGAHRYEMLGVYLQRSTVVLILTCLPMSFLFLFSNPILTALGEPEQVATLASVFVYGMIPVIFAYAVNFPIQKFLQSQSIVTPSAYISAATLVIHLILSWIAVYRLGYGLLALSLIHSFSWWIIVVAQIVYIKMSPRCRRTWEGFSWKAFEGLWDFFRLSAASAVMLCLESWYSQILVLLAGLLKNPELALDSLAICMSISAISFMVSVGFNAAASVRVSNELGAGNPRAAAFSTVVTTGVSFLLSVFEAIVVLSWRHVISYAFTDSPAVAEAVADLSPFLAITIVLNGIQPVLSGVAVGCGWQAFVAYVNIGCYYVVGIPVGFVLGFTYDMGAKVNFFSCKFGYNNCTLLNNNSCNI
- a CDS encoding MATE efflux family protein yields the protein MNSESLENLHRPLIESSKSFVDYRLETVLTDRELPYFRRIYLAMMIEMKFLFHLAAPAIFVYVINNGMSILTRIFAGHVGSFELAAASLGNSGFNMFTYGLLLGMGSAVETLCGQAHGAHRYEMLGVYLQRSTVVLILTCLPMSFLFLFSNPILTALGEPEQVATLASVFVYGMIPVIFAYAVNFPIQKFLQSQSIVTPSAYISAATLVIHLILSWIAVYRLGYGLLALSLIHSFSWWIIVVAQIVYIKMSPRCRRTWEGFSWKAFEGLWDFFRLSAASAVMLCLESWYSQILVLLAGLLKNPELALDSLAICMSISAISFMVSVGFNAAASVRVSNELGAGNPRAAAFSTVVTTGVSFLLSVFEAIVVLSWRHVISYAFTDSPAVAEAVADLSPFLAITIVLNGIQPVLSGVAVGCGWQAFVAYVNIGCYYVVGIPVGFVLGFTYDMGAKGIWTGMIGGTLMQTIILVIVTLRTDWDKEVNYFYFFNLGAFLGL
- a CDS encoding MATE efflux family protein (MATE efflux family protein; FUNCTIONS IN: antiporter activity, drug transmembrane transporter activity, transporter activity; INVOLVED IN: response to karrikin; LOCATED IN: membrane; EXPRESSED IN: 22 plant structures; EXPRESSED DURING: 13 growth stages; CONTAINS InterPro DOMAIN/s: Multi antimicrobial extrusion protein MatE (InterPro:IPR002528); BEST Arabidopsis thaliana protein match is: MATE efflux family protein (TAIR:AT1G11670.1); Has 9516 Blast hits to 9487 proteins in 1915 species: Archae - 228; Bacteria - 6498; Metazoa - 145; Fungi - 328; Plants - 1371; Viruses - 0; Other Eukaryotes - 946 (source: NCBI BLink).), which produces MNSESLENLHRPLIESSKSFVDYRLETVLTDRELPYFRRIYLAMMIEMKFLFHLAAPAIFVYVINNGMSILTRIFAGHVGSFELAAASLGNSGFNMFTYGLLLGMGSAVETLCGQAHGAHRYEMLGVYLQRSTVVLILTCLPMSFLFLFSNPILTALGEPEQVATLASVFVYGMIPVIFAYAVNFPIQKFLQSQSIVTPSAYISAATLVIHLILSWIAVYRLGYGLLALSLIHSFSWWIIVVAQIVYIKMSPRCRRTWEGFSWKAFEGLWDFFRLSAASAVMLCLESWYSQILVLLAGLLKNPELALDSLAICMSISAISFMVSVGFNAAASVRVSNELGAGNPRAAAFSTVVTTGVSFLLSVFEAIVVLSWRHVISYAFTDSPAVAEAVADLSPFLAITIVLNGIQPVLSGVAVGCGWQAFVAYVNIGCYYVVGIPVGFVLGFTYDMGAKGIWTGMIGGTLMQTIILVIVTLRTDWDKEVEKASSRLDQWEESREPLLKQ